From Leifsonia sp. fls2-241-R2A-40a, one genomic window encodes:
- the sucB gene encoding 2-oxoglutarate dehydrogenase, E2 component, dihydrolipoamide succinyltransferase has protein sequence MSESVSLPALGESVTEGTVTRWLKNVGDRVEVDEPLLEVSTDKVDTEIPSPVAGVIEAILVQEDETVEVGTALVTIGDGSGAAAEAPAAPAAEAAPAEAAPAEAAPAEQAAPAEAAPAEAAPAEQAAPQEAPAAPAQEAPAQEAPAQEAPAQAAPAQEAPTPQAAPAQAAPAPQAAPAQAAPAQAAPAQAAPAAQAAPAPAAAPASSGGAHAGNAGYVTPIVRKLANEQGVDLSSVTGTGVGGRIRKEDILAAAAPAASGSAAATAAPAPEVSPLRGTTQPMSRLRKVVAERAVVSMQSTAQLTSVVEVDVTKVAALRDRVKGDFLAKTGVKLSFLPFFALAAAEALKTYPVINATVDGDNIVYPDHENISIAVDTERGLLTPVVRNASDLDIANLAKEIADLAERTRDNRLKPDELAGGTFTLTNTGSRGALFDTPLVFLPQVAILGTGIVAKKPVVISADGSDSIAIRSTVYLALSYDHRIVDGADAARFLVAVKNRLEGGNFEANLGL, from the coding sequence ATGAGCGAATCCGTCAGCCTCCCGGCGCTCGGCGAGAGCGTCACGGAAGGCACGGTCACACGCTGGCTGAAGAACGTTGGCGACCGTGTCGAGGTGGACGAGCCCCTGCTCGAAGTCTCGACCGACAAGGTCGACACCGAGATCCCGTCGCCGGTCGCCGGCGTCATCGAGGCGATCCTGGTGCAGGAGGACGAGACCGTCGAGGTGGGGACCGCGCTCGTGACGATCGGCGACGGCTCCGGCGCGGCCGCTGAGGCGCCGGCCGCTCCGGCTGCTGAGGCTGCACCGGCTGAGGCCGCGCCCGCTGAGGCGGCGCCCGCCGAGCAGGCAGCGCCTGCCGAGGCCGCGCCGGCTGAGGCCGCGCCCGCCGAGCAGGCTGCGCCGCAGGAGGCGCCCGCCGCACCCGCCCAGGAAGCTCCCGCCCAGGAGGCGCCTGCCCAGGAGGCGCCTGCTCAGGCTGCCCCCGCCCAGGAGGCCCCCACCCCGCAGGCGGCTCCCGCGCAGGCCGCTCCGGCTCCGCAGGCAGCACCGGCTCAGGCGGCTCCGGCTCAGGCGGCGCCCGCCCAGGCCGCTCCGGCTGCGCAGGCTGCTCCTGCTCCGGCCGCTGCGCCCGCTTCATCGGGCGGCGCCCACGCCGGCAACGCCGGCTACGTGACGCCCATCGTCCGCAAGCTGGCGAACGAACAGGGTGTCGACCTCTCCAGCGTCACCGGCACCGGCGTCGGCGGTCGCATCCGCAAGGAGGACATCCTCGCGGCTGCCGCTCCGGCCGCCTCCGGCTCTGCTGCGGCCACCGCGGCTCCGGCCCCCGAGGTGTCGCCGCTGCGTGGCACCACGCAGCCGATGTCGCGTCTGCGCAAGGTCGTGGCCGAGCGCGCCGTCGTCTCGATGCAGTCGACCGCGCAGCTCACGAGCGTGGTCGAGGTCGACGTCACCAAGGTCGCCGCACTGCGCGACCGCGTGAAGGGCGACTTCCTGGCCAAGACCGGCGTGAAGCTCTCCTTCCTGCCGTTCTTCGCTCTGGCCGCAGCCGAGGCGCTGAAGACGTACCCTGTCATCAACGCGACGGTCGACGGCGACAATATCGTGTACCCGGACCACGAGAACATCTCGATCGCCGTGGACACCGAGCGCGGCCTGCTCACCCCGGTGGTGCGCAACGCGTCCGACCTGGACATCGCGAACCTCGCCAAGGAGATCGCCGACCTCGCCGAGCGCACCCGCGACAACCGGCTGAAGCCGGACGAGCTCGCGGGCGGCACGTTCACGCTGACCAACACCGGTTCGCGCGGCGCCCTGTTCGACACCCCGCTCGTGTTCCTCCCGCAGGTCGCGATCCTGGGCACGGGCATCGTCGCGAAGAAGCCGGTCGTGATCTCGGCCGACGGCAGCGACTCCATCGCCATCCGTTCGACGGTCTACCTGGCTCTGTCCTACGATCACCGCATCGTTGACGGCGCCGACGCGGCCCGCTTCCTCGTCGCGGTGAAGAACCGCCTCGAAGGCGGCAACTTCGAGGCCAACCTCGGTCTCTGA
- the lpdA gene encoding dihydrolipoyl dehydrogenase, whose amino-acid sequence MSEQNFDIVVLGGGSGGYAAALRAAELGFTVGMIEKDKVGGTCLHRGCVPTKALLHAAEIADYSRESSKYGIVTQLQGVDINGVTEYRRGIVAKKYKGLQGLVKARGITVIEGEGRLVSPTTVQVGDDMIVGKNVILATGSYSRSLPGLETGGRVITSEQALELDFVPKKVAVLGGGVIGVEFASVWKSFGSDVTIIEALPHLVPNEDESISKSLERAFRRRGIDYSLGVRFQGVTQNEQGVVVTLENGNTIEADLLLVAVGRGPLTQGLGFDEVGVTMDRGFVITDERLATNIPGVYAVGDIVPGLQLAHRGFQQGIFVAEEIAGLNPIVVPDVNIPKVTYCDPEVASVGLTEAKAVEQYGADAVSSYDYSLAGNARSEIIGTNGSVKVVRVNDGPVVGMHMIGARVGELIGEAQLVVNWEAYPEDIAPLVHAHPTQNESLGEAFLYLAGKPLHTL is encoded by the coding sequence GTGTCTGAGCAGAACTTTGACATTGTGGTGCTCGGCGGTGGGAGTGGAGGCTACGCAGCAGCGCTGCGTGCGGCCGAGCTCGGATTCACCGTCGGCATGATCGAGAAGGACAAGGTCGGTGGCACCTGCCTCCACCGTGGCTGTGTCCCGACGAAGGCGCTGCTCCACGCGGCCGAGATCGCGGACTATTCGCGGGAGTCGTCGAAGTACGGCATCGTGACGCAGCTCCAGGGCGTCGACATCAACGGTGTCACCGAGTACCGCCGCGGCATCGTCGCGAAGAAGTACAAGGGCCTGCAGGGTCTGGTGAAGGCCCGCGGCATCACGGTGATCGAGGGCGAGGGCCGTCTGGTCTCCCCCACCACCGTGCAGGTCGGCGACGACATGATCGTCGGCAAGAACGTCATCCTGGCCACCGGCTCCTACTCGCGCTCGCTTCCGGGCCTCGAGACCGGCGGCCGCGTCATCACCAGCGAGCAGGCGCTCGAGCTCGACTTCGTCCCGAAGAAGGTCGCGGTCCTCGGCGGCGGCGTCATCGGCGTCGAGTTCGCCAGCGTCTGGAAGTCGTTCGGCTCGGACGTCACCATCATCGAGGCGCTCCCGCACCTCGTCCCCAACGAGGACGAGTCCATCAGCAAGTCGCTGGAGCGCGCCTTCCGTCGTCGTGGCATCGACTACAGCCTCGGTGTCCGCTTCCAGGGCGTGACTCAGAACGAGCAGGGCGTCGTCGTCACCCTCGAGAACGGCAACACGATCGAGGCCGACCTGCTGCTCGTCGCCGTCGGCCGTGGACCACTGACCCAGGGCCTCGGGTTCGACGAGGTCGGCGTCACCATGGACCGCGGCTTCGTCATCACCGACGAGCGCCTCGCGACCAACATCCCCGGCGTGTATGCCGTCGGCGACATCGTCCCGGGCCTGCAGCTCGCGCACCGCGGCTTCCAGCAGGGCATCTTCGTCGCGGAGGAGATCGCGGGTCTCAACCCGATCGTCGTCCCCGACGTCAACATCCCGAAGGTCACCTACTGCGACCCCGAGGTCGCATCCGTCGGCCTGACCGAGGCGAAGGCCGTCGAGCAGTACGGTGCCGACGCCGTCAGCAGCTACGACTACAGCCTGGCCGGCAACGCCCGCAGCGAGATCATCGGCACCAACGGCAGCGTCAAGGTCGTGCGCGTGAACGACGGCCCGGTCGTCGGCATGCACATGATCGGCGCCCGCGTCGGCGAGCTCATCGGCGAGGCGCAGCTGGTCGTGAACTGGGAGGCGTACCCGGAGGACATCGCTCCTCTCGTGCACGCGCACCCGACGCAGAACGAGTCGCTCGGCGAGGCGTTCCTGTACCTCGCGGGCAAGCCGCTGCACACCCTCTAG
- a CDS encoding leucyl aminopeptidase → MTAPALTLTDASTPATAADVLVTAARVGRDGVTVLSGSRRDELAQQLRDVGFSGGKDELVRLPGLGSGPSLAVIGLPEGGEDAVRYAAGSAIRQLAGTAAVALDLPAESDAELGAVLEGAALGAYAFTEYREKSRAAAKDPVASIEVLGAATADADALVSRASAVAEAASLVKDLVNIPPLDLYPATFADRAEAAAADLPVNVTVWDEEQLAADGFGGILGVGQGSTRPPRLVKVSYSPDGATRHLALVGKGITFDSGGLSLKPPTGMVGMKYDMTGAATVLAVALAAARLALPVRVTAWLCLAENMPSGSAIRPNDVLRIRGGRTVEVLNTDAEGRLVLADGLVAASEEQPDAIVDVATLTGAAMVALGTRYAALMGSDDLVDEVLTAAKETGELLWPMPLPGELRATINSDVADIANANPGNTAGGALLAGVFLQEFVGRTGEEDDAPRIPWAHLDIAGPAKSPAAPYGFTGKGPSAVSVRALIRLAESFSGK, encoded by the coding sequence ATGACCGCACCAGCGCTGACCCTGACCGACGCATCCACCCCCGCCACCGCAGCCGACGTGCTCGTGACCGCCGCACGGGTCGGCCGTGACGGCGTGACCGTGCTCTCCGGCTCTCGTCGGGACGAACTGGCGCAGCAGCTGCGCGACGTGGGCTTCAGCGGCGGGAAGGATGAGCTCGTGCGGCTCCCCGGCTTGGGGTCCGGCCCCTCGCTCGCCGTGATCGGACTGCCCGAGGGCGGCGAGGACGCCGTCCGCTACGCCGCCGGGAGCGCCATCCGCCAGCTGGCGGGGACGGCGGCCGTCGCGCTCGACCTTCCTGCGGAGAGCGACGCCGAGCTGGGTGCGGTGCTCGAGGGAGCAGCGCTCGGCGCCTACGCATTCACCGAGTACCGCGAGAAGAGCAGGGCTGCTGCGAAGGATCCGGTCGCGTCGATCGAGGTGCTCGGAGCCGCCACCGCCGACGCGGACGCACTCGTCTCTCGCGCGTCGGCGGTCGCCGAGGCCGCCTCGCTGGTCAAGGATCTGGTCAACATCCCGCCGCTCGACCTCTACCCCGCGACCTTCGCCGACCGCGCCGAGGCCGCAGCGGCGGACCTCCCCGTCAACGTCACCGTGTGGGACGAGGAGCAGCTCGCCGCGGACGGGTTCGGCGGCATCCTGGGCGTCGGGCAGGGTTCGACGCGTCCGCCGCGCCTGGTCAAGGTCTCCTACTCCCCCGACGGCGCAACCCGTCACCTCGCCCTCGTGGGCAAGGGCATCACGTTCGACTCGGGCGGCCTCTCGCTGAAGCCTCCGACGGGCATGGTCGGGATGAAGTACGACATGACGGGCGCGGCGACCGTGCTCGCCGTCGCGCTCGCGGCCGCCCGCCTCGCGCTGCCGGTGCGCGTCACGGCGTGGCTGTGCCTGGCGGAGAACATGCCGTCCGGGTCCGCCATCCGGCCCAACGACGTGCTGCGCATCCGCGGAGGCCGGACGGTCGAGGTGCTCAACACCGACGCGGAGGGACGCCTCGTCCTCGCCGACGGGCTGGTCGCCGCGAGCGAGGAGCAGCCCGACGCGATCGTCGACGTGGCGACCCTGACGGGCGCCGCCATGGTCGCGCTCGGCACCCGCTACGCCGCCCTGATGGGCTCCGACGACCTCGTCGACGAGGTGCTGACCGCTGCGAAGGAGACCGGCGAGCTGCTCTGGCCGATGCCGCTTCCCGGCGAACTGCGCGCCACGATCAACTCCGACGTCGCCGACATCGCCAACGCGAACCCGGGCAACACCGCGGGCGGCGCGCTGCTCGCCGGGGTGTTCCTGCAGGAGTTCGTCGGACGCACCGGAGAAGAGGACGACGCGCCGCGCATCCCCTGGGCGCACCTGGACATCGCGGGCCCCGCGAAGAGCCCGGCGGCGCCGTACGGATTCACCGGAAAGGGCCCGTCCGCGGTGAGCGTAAGGGCGCTCATCCGCCTGGCCGAGAGCTTTTCCGGGAAGTAG
- a CDS encoding PAC2 family protein, which produces MRDPGELFELNPALEVPEGLPLVAGLTGFADAGSGVSQLGTYLLGTLDSEVVATFDADILLDYRARRPIIYFDQDHLTDYQPATLKLYLAYDELRQPFLLLSGFEPDFRWEAFTDAVLGLIERFKVKSITWVHSIPMPVPHTRPIGVTVSGNRSELIESMSIWKPHTQVPANALHLLEFRLQQLSYPIAGFILLIPHYLADTEYPAAAVAALDSISAATALIFPTDRLRQEDRDFIANIDEQVAGNAELGRLVGTLEERHDSYMEDTQLRSPLTDSDGELPSADEIAAELENFLAFRRHGDEENPRGDR; this is translated from the coding sequence ATGCGAGACCCCGGCGAACTGTTCGAGCTCAATCCGGCACTCGAGGTGCCGGAAGGGTTGCCGCTCGTCGCGGGCCTGACCGGCTTCGCCGACGCGGGCTCCGGCGTGAGTCAACTCGGCACCTATCTGCTCGGCACGCTCGACAGCGAGGTCGTCGCCACCTTCGACGCCGACATCCTGCTCGACTACCGGGCGCGCCGCCCCATCATCTACTTCGATCAGGACCACCTGACCGACTACCAGCCGGCGACGCTGAAGCTCTACCTCGCGTACGACGAGCTGCGCCAGCCGTTCCTTCTGCTGTCGGGCTTCGAGCCCGACTTCCGCTGGGAGGCGTTCACGGATGCCGTGCTCGGGCTGATCGAGCGCTTCAAGGTCAAGAGCATCACCTGGGTGCACTCCATCCCGATGCCCGTCCCGCACACACGGCCGATCGGCGTGACGGTGAGCGGCAACCGCTCCGAGCTGATCGAGTCGATGTCGATCTGGAAGCCGCACACCCAGGTGCCCGCGAACGCCCTGCACCTGCTGGAGTTCCGCCTCCAGCAGCTCTCGTACCCGATCGCCGGGTTCATCCTGCTCATCCCGCACTACCTCGCCGACACCGAGTACCCGGCGGCCGCCGTCGCGGCCCTCGACTCGATCAGTGCGGCGACTGCGCTCATCTTCCCCACCGACCGCCTGCGCCAGGAGGACCGCGACTTCATCGCGAACATCGACGAGCAGGTCGCCGGCAACGCCGAGCTGGGCCGACTGGTGGGCACGCTCGAGGAGCGGCACGACTCCTACATGGAGGACACGCAGCTGCGCTCGCCGCTGACCGACAGCGACGGCGAGCTGCCGAGCGCCGACGAGATCGCCGCCGAACTCGAGAACTTCCTGGCCTTCCGCCGTCACGGCGACGAGGAGAACCCGCGCGGCGACCGCTGA
- a CDS encoding MFS transporter gives MNSRRSWVVYGIGVFAYLIAVMQRTTIGVAGVAATDRFHVSAAVLSTLAVVQLIVYAGMQVPVGVLIDRIGSRVLMLAGTALMVVGQVAVALAPSIAVAIVGRILVGAGDATVFTSLMRLTNSWFRGRIVPQLSQWIGNVGQLGQVLSAIPFALLLHLSGWTVAFLTAASLSVVALIGILVAVTDRPVGASEGPRPATWSDSMRQLRVSLARPGTQLGFWSHFVTQSSGTVFSLMWGIPFLVFALGIQPAEASALLTVLVGAGLISGPILGILTARFPMRRSNLVLGIVALMAAAWTLVLLWPGKPPLWTVIVLIAAIGIGGPGSLIGFDFARTFNPLHSLGSANGIVNVGGFLASFVMMFLIGVSLDVQAHGADGDAQLYQLDHFRWAFAIQYVIVGIGVGFLVRARRRTRRALKEDEGIDVAPLWVALVGTWRRRGGREAL, from the coding sequence GTGAATTCGCGTCGCTCCTGGGTCGTCTACGGGATCGGAGTCTTCGCTTACCTGATCGCCGTCATGCAGCGCACCACGATCGGTGTCGCGGGGGTGGCGGCCACGGATCGGTTCCACGTCTCCGCGGCGGTCCTCTCCACCCTGGCGGTCGTGCAGCTGATCGTCTACGCCGGGATGCAGGTCCCCGTGGGCGTGCTGATCGACCGGATCGGCTCGCGCGTCCTGATGCTGGCCGGTACGGCGCTGATGGTGGTCGGCCAGGTGGCCGTCGCGCTCGCGCCGAGCATCGCCGTGGCGATCGTGGGCCGCATCCTGGTCGGGGCCGGTGATGCGACGGTCTTCACCTCTCTCATGCGGCTGACGAACTCCTGGTTCCGCGGGCGGATCGTCCCGCAGCTCTCGCAGTGGATCGGCAACGTCGGTCAGCTCGGGCAGGTGCTGTCGGCCATCCCGTTCGCGCTGCTGCTGCACCTGTCGGGATGGACGGTCGCCTTCCTCACGGCGGCGTCGCTGTCCGTCGTGGCGCTCATCGGCATCCTGGTGGCGGTCACAGACCGGCCTGTCGGCGCGAGCGAGGGGCCGCGGCCGGCGACGTGGTCGGACTCGATGCGGCAGCTGCGGGTCAGCCTGGCGCGGCCGGGCACGCAACTGGGCTTCTGGTCGCACTTCGTGACCCAGTCCTCCGGCACGGTCTTCAGCCTGATGTGGGGGATCCCGTTCCTCGTCTTCGCCCTCGGCATCCAGCCCGCGGAGGCGTCGGCGCTGCTCACGGTGCTGGTCGGCGCGGGACTGATCTCGGGGCCGATCCTCGGCATCCTCACCGCGCGCTTCCCGATGCGGCGGAGCAACCTCGTGCTCGGGATCGTCGCCCTGATGGCGGCGGCGTGGACGCTCGTCCTGCTCTGGCCGGGGAAGCCGCCGCTCTGGACGGTGATCGTGCTGATCGCGGCGATCGGGATCGGTGGCCCGGGGTCGCTGATCGGATTCGACTTCGCGCGCACCTTCAACCCGCTGCACAGCCTGGGCTCGGCCAACGGGATCGTCAACGTCGGCGGGTTCCTGGCGAGCTTCGTGATGATGTTCCTGATCGGCGTCTCCCTCGATGTGCAGGCGCACGGCGCCGACGGCGACGCGCAGCTCTATCAACTCGACCACTTCCGCTGGGCGTTCGCCATCCAGTACGTCATCGTGGGGATCGGCGTCGGCTTCCTGGTGCGCGCACGCCGGCGCACGCGCCGTGCTCTGAAGGAGGACGAGGGAATAGATGTGGCCCCTCTCTGGGTTGCATTGGTTGGAACGTGGAGGCGGCGCGGAGGACGCGAAGCGCTGTAG
- a CDS encoding RNA polymerase sigma factor: protein MATRAATKTRDAEVEVEETVTAAADETTKAAPKKAAAKAAPKKAPAKAGAAKKQTAPVKGKVKAADDDEIDDDAEVEIDEEAVVDDDTADEPEAAEADADADSESDDTEGKAPVAAAPAEDEPLPSDALVLRAVDEEDDIPVYSTTITGATADPVKDYLKQIGKVPLLNAAEEVELAMRIEAGLFAEDKLANTPSLTKELERELKWVARDGQRAKSHLLGANLRLVVSLAKRYTGRGMQFLDLIQEGNLGLIRAVEKFDYTKGFKFSTYATWWIRQAITRAMADQARTIRIPVHMVEVINKLARVQRQMLQDLGREPTPEELSKELDMTPEKVIEVQKYGREPISLHTPLGEDGDSEFGDLIEDTEAVVPADAVGFTMLQKQLESLLDSLSEREAGVIRMRFGLGDGMPKTLDQIGDTFGVTRERIRQIESKTMAKLRHPSRSQSLRDYLE, encoded by the coding sequence ATGGCAACCCGTGCAGCAACGAAGACCCGCGATGCGGAGGTCGAGGTCGAGGAGACCGTGACCGCCGCCGCGGACGAGACGACGAAGGCCGCGCCCAAGAAGGCGGCGGCGAAGGCCGCGCCCAAGAAGGCGCCGGCGAAGGCAGGTGCCGCGAAGAAGCAGACCGCACCGGTCAAGGGCAAGGTCAAGGCTGCGGACGACGACGAGATCGACGACGACGCCGAGGTCGAGATCGACGAGGAGGCCGTGGTCGACGACGACACGGCCGACGAGCCGGAAGCGGCCGAAGCCGACGCGGACGCCGACTCCGAATCTGACGACACCGAGGGCAAGGCCCCCGTGGCCGCCGCCCCCGCCGAGGACGAGCCCCTGCCGAGCGACGCGCTCGTGCTGCGCGCGGTCGACGAAGAGGACGACATCCCCGTCTACTCGACGACGATCACCGGCGCCACCGCCGACCCCGTCAAGGACTACCTGAAGCAGATCGGCAAGGTCCCTCTGCTGAACGCGGCCGAAGAGGTCGAGCTCGCCATGCGCATCGAGGCGGGTCTGTTCGCCGAGGACAAGCTGGCGAACACCCCCTCCCTGACCAAGGAGCTCGAGCGCGAGCTGAAGTGGGTCGCCCGCGACGGCCAGCGCGCCAAGAGCCACCTGCTGGGCGCCAACCTGCGCCTCGTGGTCAGCCTCGCCAAGCGCTACACCGGCCGTGGGATGCAGTTCCTCGACCTCATCCAGGAGGGCAACCTGGGCCTCATCCGTGCCGTCGAGAAGTTCGACTACACGAAGGGCTTCAAGTTCTCCACCTACGCCACCTGGTGGATCCGTCAGGCGATCACGCGTGCGATGGCCGACCAGGCGCGCACCATCCGCATCCCGGTCCACATGGTGGAGGTCATCAACAAGCTGGCGCGCGTGCAGCGCCAGATGCTGCAGGACCTCGGCCGCGAGCCCACCCCGGAAGAGCTGTCGAAGGAACTCGACATGACTCCGGAGAAGGTCATCGAGGTCCAGAAGTACGGTCGCGAGCCCATCTCGCTCCACACCCCGCTGGGTGAGGACGGCGACAGTGAGTTCGGCGACCTGATCGAGGACACCGAGGCGGTCGTCCCCGCGGACGCGGTCGGCTTCACCATGCTGCAGAAGCAGCTGGAGAGCTTGCTCGACTCGCTGTCCGAGCGCGAGGCGGGCGTGATCCGCATGCGCTTCGGCCTCGGCGACGGCATGCCGAAGACGCTCGACCAGATCGGCGACACCTTCGGCGTGACGCGCGAGCGCATCCGCCAGATCGAGTCGAAGACCATGGCGAAGCTGCGTCACCCGTCGCGTTCGCAGTCGCTGCGCGACTACCTCGAGTAA
- a CDS encoding MurT ligase domain-containing protein, translated as MRYRLAVIAGRLARWLLRLRGGGSAVPGRVALAIAPKFLERAVSRLPLGVVFVSGSNGKSTTTNMLTAILREHGLDVFTNPSGGNLPQGIASALLADVPLDGYVRGDVGVIEVDEAYGVDLARVLKPRGSLLLNVQIDQLNRFFEPTRVIGMLRSIADGSSEFVVVNADDDSLARIGADLAGQGRDVTSFAVAPSIIEASPNGLANVKDLTGATAGALPAPAVFVSKLETQSAQLTIGGDIVRIGLPARGLHYAVDAAGATAMARRLLGDRFHANNVVAAMAALRTVYGRGETLRVGDEDVEIIMMKNPPSLQLNLDYLSESPEQVFVAVDEGTPDPSWVYDIDLSKLSHVDVASGTKAWQFATRFAYAGIEVDQVLPELKPALQAFLALPKPAHGNKTMIVNYEQMMLIRKHLGFLDLEGGER; from the coding sequence TTGCGGTACCGACTGGCGGTCATCGCCGGCCGCCTCGCCCGCTGGCTTCTGCGCCTGCGGGGAGGCGGCTCCGCGGTGCCGGGCCGTGTCGCGCTCGCGATCGCCCCGAAGTTCCTCGAGCGTGCCGTCAGCCGGCTTCCTTTGGGCGTCGTATTCGTCTCCGGCTCCAACGGCAAGTCCACGACGACGAACATGCTCACGGCGATCCTGCGCGAGCACGGTCTCGACGTGTTCACCAATCCGTCCGGCGGCAACCTCCCGCAGGGGATCGCGTCGGCGCTGCTCGCCGACGTCCCGCTCGACGGGTACGTGCGCGGCGATGTCGGCGTCATCGAGGTCGATGAGGCCTACGGCGTCGATCTCGCGCGCGTCCTGAAGCCGCGGGGGTCGCTGCTGCTCAACGTGCAGATCGACCAGCTGAACCGCTTCTTCGAGCCCACCCGGGTGATCGGGATGCTGCGCTCGATCGCCGACGGCTCCTCCGAGTTCGTCGTGGTCAACGCGGACGACGACAGTCTCGCCCGCATCGGCGCCGACCTCGCCGGCCAGGGGCGCGACGTGACTTCGTTCGCCGTCGCGCCGTCGATCATCGAGGCATCCCCGAACGGCCTGGCGAACGTCAAGGACCTGACGGGCGCAACAGCCGGCGCGCTGCCGGCCCCGGCAGTGTTCGTCAGCAAGCTCGAGACGCAGAGCGCGCAACTCACCATCGGCGGCGACATCGTCCGCATCGGGCTTCCCGCGCGCGGACTGCACTACGCCGTGGATGCGGCGGGCGCGACCGCGATGGCTCGACGCCTGCTGGGCGACCGCTTCCACGCGAACAACGTGGTCGCCGCCATGGCCGCTCTCCGCACCGTCTACGGGCGCGGCGAGACGCTGCGCGTCGGCGACGAGGACGTCGAGATCATCATGATGAAGAACCCGCCGAGCCTCCAGCTCAATCTGGACTACCTCAGCGAGTCGCCCGAGCAGGTCTTCGTCGCGGTCGACGAGGGCACTCCCGACCCGTCCTGGGTGTACGACATCGACCTGTCGAAGCTCAGCCACGTGGATGTGGCGTCGGGCACGAAGGCCTGGCAGTTCGCCACGCGCTTCGCCTATGCGGGCATCGAGGTCGACCAGGTGCTTCCAGAGTTGAAGCCCGCGTTGCAGGCCTTCCTCGCCCTGCCGAAGCCGGCGCACGGCAACAAGACCATGATCGTCAACTACGAGCAGATGATGCTGATCCGCAAGCACCTGGGGTTCCTCGACCTGGAGGGCGGCGAGCGATGA
- a CDS encoding cobyric acid synthase: MSVLRILHLYPAELGINGDAGNVLALTERARWRGLDVDVVTHAVGGELPHSADIVHIGSGPLSAQRAVHEDVLEIAPRLREWRDAGVPILAIAGGWQLLGTELETGEGAVLGGAAVFPTRAALGRKRHVGEIVVRLADGTTVAGFENHSAHTVLDGAEPLGRIVSGTGNDGSLEGVVVGASIGTHLHGPLLPMNPVLADRLLATALRAELPPVPQTERVDRYATNARRAIADRLGVSL, from the coding sequence ATGAGCGTGCTGCGCATCCTGCACCTGTATCCGGCCGAGCTCGGTATCAACGGCGACGCGGGCAACGTGCTCGCCCTCACCGAGCGCGCGCGCTGGCGCGGCCTCGACGTGGATGTGGTGACCCACGCCGTCGGCGGCGAGCTGCCGCACAGCGCGGACATCGTCCACATCGGCTCCGGGCCGCTCTCGGCGCAGCGCGCCGTCCACGAGGACGTCCTGGAGATCGCGCCGCGTCTGCGCGAATGGCGCGATGCCGGCGTCCCGATCCTGGCGATCGCGGGCGGGTGGCAGCTGCTCGGAACCGAGCTCGAGACCGGCGAGGGCGCGGTGCTCGGCGGAGCCGCGGTGTTCCCGACGCGCGCGGCCCTCGGGCGCAAGCGCCACGTCGGCGAGATCGTCGTGCGCCTGGCCGACGGCACGACCGTCGCGGGCTTCGAGAACCACTCGGCACACACCGTCCTGGACGGCGCCGAGCCGCTCGGCCGCATCGTCAGCGGGACCGGCAACGACGGCTCGCTGGAGGGCGTGGTGGTCGGCGCGTCGATCGGGACGCACCTCCACGGTCCGCTCCTCCCGATGAATCCGGTCCTCGCGGATCGCCTGCTGGCGACGGCGCTCCGCGCCGAGCTCCCGCCGGTCCCGCAGACCGAGCGCGTCGACCGCTACGCCACCAACGCGCGGCGCGCGATCGCCGACCGCCTCGGCGTCTCGCTCTAG